A segment of the Paramisgurnus dabryanus chromosome 5, PD_genome_1.1, whole genome shotgun sequence genome:
ATGGTGACCCACTAGGTGGCAGTACAATCACATCTGAAAGTTTTTTCAACAGCAAGAATATGGAGCTTTAACTTCTCTAACAAGACACTATTGTTTCATAAATAATTTAAGTATAAACATCGAGCAGTCACGCTTCACGAAAACAATGTTCACAACCGAAGTAAAACATATCACAAGGTCAAATGTGAAATGGAAAAAACACAGGATGAAGGCTTTCATTTGCAGTAAATTgcactctttaaaaaaatcccactGTACATGGTTTCGGCCCGATCAGATAATCCCGATAATCCGGCCAATCGCTGCCAATCGTGAAACTCCCAGTGTTCCAAATACAATCTATTGCAATTGTCACAGTATCGTAGCAGCTCTTCTACACTGGCAGTAGTTGTAAATCAACAAATAAACGATGACGTCTCTACAGTAGCAAgtcgtgttttttttaaacgtgcACGTGCCGGCATGGGCTTCCATAGGAGGTGGACAGTTTAGCCCTTCACCAAATAAATTTCGCCAAGATTATTGACCACATGCCACAGTCATTTGCTTCGAACCTTCAACAGAAATCACTGCTGATGTACATTCAGCATCAATTTAGCAAGACGCCGAGCTGCACTCCTGGGTGAGGTTGACAAAAGTCACGGCTAAGGGCGTTGATAGGCACGACGTGAAGCGtgacttattcacgatacagcacagcctcgaGTACCTTACTGCTTTTACAAAACGGTTACCACACAAATATTAACGCAAAAAAAGCATCAACACAACTTTCACTAAATCACTCAAATTCATCCTTCCGCTGGATAAAATAGTCCCTGACTGACTGTGAAAAGTAACAGAATGTTAAGGGTGCTGTGCACCAATACACAGAATCATTGGGCGTGGAGCTCATAGCTGTGTTTTATTGTATAGCCTATAAATAAAccacagctattgaccaatcagaatcaagggaAATAACCATTTTATAATAGCGTATAGAACATAACAATATCTATGGCCAATAAAAGCAGATGAGCTGATTGATGGCACAGACTTGCGAAAAAACGGACACACGTTTAATGTTTTGAGGCCATATTTTTGGCAAAAGAAAATGGTGAAGGTCTGGCGAAACATCTGCAAGTGTGCCGGTCACGCTATGTCGTATCTTTGGTCAAGGATAAAACAAGGACATAAGGGAACTTAACACTTTTAACAGAAAGTCGATATTTGTTTGGCAAAGGAACAAAGCTCTGCGTTCTGCAAGTCAGTTTGAGACATGGCCCACTTTAGCACTTACGCAACATCCATTTTCCAGTTCAATCAGTGAGATTAGAGTCACTCACTGTGATGTTAGTCTGAAAGAGGGGACTTTTATTATAAATCATAAATAATTTGCCGTCTCTAAAATGCACTCAGATGTAGGCAGATGTATCAAACTGAAGAAATTATGATTGTCGTTTTTAGGAATTGGACACGTTCCAATTGAATAGTTTCAGGTTCTTTTAGACTTAAGTGCACTTCAACCTGCCTGCTGTGTTTGCCTGAATTAGTCTTGGTGTTTTTGCTGTTACGCAAATGTTACTATAACTAATATATAACAGATATGTTTAACCCACACGATCCTTCTTTAAATCACACTATCACTATGCCAGTCACATTATGAAAAATGTTTCATGCGGTTCTACGGCGTAAGAAACCTACAGAAATGTACGGAGAAAAAGCACGGCGCGTACCGAGAAAATTCGCTAACAAAAGTACTTGCACGGGTTTCACGAAACACTGTTTtctattttcaaaaataaaacaaacaataaaaataaagtgcTTCCAAGGTTTCCTCTCCCGAGGACAAAAACATAAAACTTTCACTCACGAAAAATGTACAATACTCTTatgaaaacacaaaatatacaGTCTAACGAAGGTTTGTACTCCAACATTCATTTATCAGGACAGACCGGTATATACAGACTACCCTTACGATTTTTTACAGTCTCGTTTTCGGCTCCTTAAGTTTTTACAGTCTTGTCTTCGGCTCCTTAAGCCATTTTTCGTATGTTTTACGAAATAGTCATCGAATTATAAAAGCGCAGAAAGAAGAAAGAGAACCAGCAGTGCATATGAAAGCAATGAAAATGGCCTCTGCCCGGCAGTCGAGTTCGGAAAGATATGCCAGTGCTCCCTCTTAGGGTGCAGAATCTCCATGTCTTTCAGGGCATTGTAGGCTGCCGTTGTGAAATTCGCATCTCCCGTGGTAAGCAGGTCAAACACACAGGAATGAAAATAGATGTCCTTAACCTCCAGCTGTTCCCTGCATTTTCTGGAGGCGCTTTCAAGGGTGAAGACTCCCCTTTGGGCTTGGACCCTCGCCTGCTGCTGCTGCATGCCAGCCTGCTGGAGACCCTGCATGGGCATATGGAGATGTCCTTCCTGGTCGATGCGCTCTGACGTGGGGCAGCCATTTATGCACAGCTGCAGGTCCTGTGTTTCATCAAAGGCCATGGCCAGCTCCTCCGGCATCCGCACGGCCAGAGTCAGGTATCGACCCTGCTGCCGTACGATGATGGTGACCCCGATGTAGGCAGCAAGGATCTCCACGTGGCGACCCGGAGACTTCTCCAGTATCCAGATGCTGCGGGTCTCGCTGTCGCCCCCGCTGATGGTCCCGTCCACGAAGGCGGCAGGAAGGTCGTCCGTTATGGCCTGGTAAACTTTCTGGTCTGTGCATTCTTGGTATGGTTTGAAGATTATTGTGACCTGAACAGAACCACAGAGAAGAGAGATACATTTTGACTAAACGACTTTATTATGCAAAATTATGTCAATTAACCTTTATAAGTGCTGACGAGTGCCAGGTACAAAAAGATTGCCAAAATATAGTTTGTAAAAGTTGGAAAATAAACCCATAGCAATCTGAGATTAAAGTTgtaatattttgagaataaagtcgtagtaatacaaaaataaaattatagcATCATAAGAAATAAAATTGCATTATTTTACGAGAAACTGTAATTTTTATGTGAATGTGTTTGGGGATGAATAGGCAAAGTAGAGACCAAATTTGATATTCACTTTTCTTGTATTCCTACAATTTTATTCTCCCAATTTTCACTTCaaaatatacactgcaaaaaactactttcttacttagtatttttgtcttatttcagtaaaaatatctacaagtTCTTAAATTTAGATGTATTTTGTTGATGTGCAAAATGActtaggaaaataagtctagttttagacagaaaatataaaatttaagcgaatttgtccttaaaacaagcaaaaaaatattattaatatgccaatggaataagaaacattttctttctttaagtgtttatgaaaaaaattaacttatttcaagaaagttttttctttgcttgttttaagcactaatttacttgaagttatttttttgtctaaaaactagacttattttcctaggtcattttgtgcatcaagaaaatacatcttaatttaagaattttttatatttttactgaaaacaagacaaaaatagtaaaaaaaatagtgagaaagtcattttttgcagtgtaatgttttttaagtttattCTTGTACCTTTGATTTTATACCCAAAATATTACGTTTTTAGTTTCATAGTGCTACGACTTCAATGTTGTAGCTTCGACGttattctcaaaatattaaaactatatttttgtatttttatgcgGCACTAAAACGTCATTGTACATTTCACTGAAAGAATAACTCACTTCACACTGTCTCAAAGGCGCTAATTCTTATGCTACATTACAAAATCTAtttttgttgttataaaatttGATTCATAAAGGTAAAGTGTGTCATTTCTGTAGCCTATGTTGTTGTCTTGGGCTgcttaaacaaacagaaatgaATTGATCAAATGAACAGGACCTGGAATGCATCACAAATTGCTTAAGATTTAAACAAAACTGAAGCAGCGAGCACAAAAACAGAATTTGTGTCTGCATCTGGATTCACACATGAATACAGAAGCATAAACCTTTGCCCTGTACGTTTTAACCATAAAATCCAGCAAGCACACTGTCCCTATGCTGTGAAACTCTAAAACTCTAAGGAGAAGTGTGGCGTTACATTAGCGCCGTATGAATAGCAGCTTTGTACCCAGGACGGGGATGAAAAATGACCAGCGGTGGCCATGAGGAGACGCGACTGAAAAGCCTTCAGTTAAGCAGCGTGTGCTAATAATTACTCGCCAATGTTTAATACCGCCATTCCACAGTCAATGTCAGAAGGTGAAACTAGGAGTTATTAGTACTAGAGACCGAACCAGTTATAAGCTCAAGGGTTTAAAAGATTACAAAATTATCAATGACTGAATTTTTGGACAGAGCTTTCTTATTTCAAAGGCCTTATTGCAGGTCACATTAAGTTATTTATGATAAGAGAATCTCACGTCGGACAGTCAGAAGTGTTGGTCATGAGACACGAGTTGTTTGCTTTGTTTAACATGTGCCTGTGAATAGTTGGTCAAAGTTGAAAGTTATTGGTCTTTATCGCTCTTATCTTCTGTCTGCCGCTTTCTATACAACAATAGAGATATCACATTAAACACTTAATGCGCATACCGGGGACAAATAAACAAAGGTTGTGAATGCAGTGTTGAAAAAACTGATCGTGAAACATGtgagataaataaaaaaattgacaaaATGTTTTTGGGGGCGTATTGATTATCATTCACTACTGAAAAAACAGATAAAACCAGCATAaatggtagctggttttagctggtataaGGTGGCAgttggtttaagctggtcctcccagcctggcaaagctggtgggtcagcttgaccagcttaaaaagtaaccaaaacacagctaaaccagcttgctacaccagcaaaaccggctaaaaccaagctgggggaccaactaaaaccagctcaccagcttatgaaGGTTTTCCATTTTTTCAGTAGAGttggcaaaaccatggttattgtTGTAAAACCATGGCTTTGCCTTGGGAAATGAAAAGCTTTaccataataaacataaaaaaaaagtcCTTACCCTGAGTGTTTTAACATGAATAAAAACACACAACTTGCATTTTTACCTGTCTTGGATTAAATGATAATTTACGTTTACGCACATGCATTatcttatttataaaaataaaaaaattcaataaataTTATAACAAACTAGCTACATGCAAAACTGCAGCaactaaataaattaaatggTCTCACCTTATTAGTTGCTGTCGCACTTGATCCATAAACCACCGGAACGTTTGTCACCTGCACCGACAGGTAATTGTTATCAATGAGAGGCCACGCCCCTTCAACCTTACAGGTCTGAAAATTGTCTTTGAAAGTCCTAAGGTGAGGGTCCCCAAACAGACCGCAGAACAGGTAAGTCGGCCGCGGGTGTTCCAGGAGCCCGGCGCCCGTCCCGGGCCGCGGCACTTGATGGTAGCGGCTGTGATAGTTGCACGGTTCAATAGGGTTGACGGGGTGGGTGGACGACGTGGGTCCATCTTTAGAGCAGTTCCTCTGACTCATGAGGTCACTGATGCCCAGCATGGCCGAGTGAAAGACCAGGTTGCCCCTGCAGCTTTTGGAGGTCCGCTGGGTGCAGGCAGAATAGGCTCGAAGGGCCTTGCAGAATTCGGTATCAAAGCCATCCAGCGAAGGGTTAAGATGGGAGGTGAGCAAGACGAAGTCTGTGGTGCACTTCTGGATCCGGCACTGTGGGGTTTGGACCTGGCTCTCACCTGAGGTATGAcacaaaaaatgtctttaatacAGACAGCTTTATAAAAGAACAAAAGGCTTTATTAAACAGGCACAGAAATGTATGCACATAAAGTCAGAGTATTGTACACCTGTTtttgtaaatacatttattctGTGAATAGCAGAGGTCAGGCCAGATACCTACTgtgtgacattttataaaatgtttggaTTTTAAGTCATTACAATTAAtcactttgaaaaaaaaaacttacatttgatatatatatttttttgtttaattcacaATTTTTTATTGATTTCCATATTTTAAAAGAGCCTAGTGGTAATTAAACTTATAAAACTTAAAGATGACACAAATGTAACTATGGTAGCCTAATCATTTTGTAACAAAAAATagataaaataaatcaaaactatgttatattttatcattaaattcgatttaattttatttatattataaagcACTTCACTGTATATAAATAATCGTCTGCCACATGTTGAAGTGTACATTTTATCAAGTAGCTACTTGGGGTCTTACCATATCCTCATTCaatttaaccatggttttactacatttAACCAAAAACTATGGTTACCAATAATTAAACCATAGTTTctataaaaaaacatggttttgcTACAGAAATTTTGGTTAAACCATAGATACTATGGTAAAACCATGGCCTATGGTAACTATAAAAACATGCTTACTATAAAAAAGGTAATATTTGTAATACGTTGCTTTAAACAATATTTGAGTTTACATTTATCTcttatttttcttcattattcagTCTAAATCATTTTTGAAAACAATTGTTTTCTATTTAATGAAACAACTAATGTTAGCACAGTCACATTTTTGCTTATTTCAAACATTCAGACATATGCCTTCAGATCAAAAGGTTCTTAACAGCATGAGAAACAGTTCAGTCAAGTGACCCTTAACTTTTGCCCCCTCAGTGTAACTGGTTAAACAAATGAACTATGAACCCTAGAAATACAACTAGAACGTATTGAACATTTACTATTGTGAGTGTAATAATCCGGTCGAAACTTTTAA
Coding sequences within it:
- the rgmb gene encoding repulsive guidance molecule B, producing the protein MGMGRAGSYYPGAESLISPVFYLLVLCTISSVTRIGESQVQTPQCRIQKCTTDFVLLTSHLNPSLDGFDTEFCKALRAYSACTQRTSKSCRGNLVFHSAMLGISDLMSQRNCSKDGPTSSTHPVNPIEPCNYHSRYHQVPRPGTGAGLLEHPRPTYLFCGLFGDPHLRTFKDNFQTCKVEGAWPLIDNNYLSVQVTNVPVVYGSSATATNKVTIIFKPYQECTDQKVYQAITDDLPAAFVDGTISGGDSETRSIWILEKSPGRHVEILAAYIGVTIIVRQQGRYLTLAVRMPEELAMAFDETQDLQLCINGCPTSERIDQEGHLHMPMQGLQQAGMQQQQARVQAQRGVFTLESASRKCREQLEVKDIYFHSCVFDLLTTGDANFTTAAYNALKDMEILHPKREHWHIFPNSTAGQRPFSLLSYALLVLFLLSALL